Below is a genomic region from Thermochromatium tepidum ATCC 43061.
ATTGATGAACATCACCACGTTGCGCAGCACGCCCGAGTTGGCAAACTCGTCGCGGAAGAACTTGGCGTCGGCGTAGGAGACGCCCATGGCGGCGAAGACGATCGAGAAGCCGGCGGACGCATCGACCAGCTTGGCCTGGCGTACGATCTGGGCCGCCAGCCGGTTATGCGGCAGACCCGAGCCGGAGAAGATCGGCAGCTTTTGGCCGCGTACCAGTGAGTTGAGTCCATCGATGGTCGAGATCCCGGTCTGGATGAACTCGCGTGGATAGGTGCGTGCGGCTGGGTTGATGGCCGAGCCCCCGACCGGACGGCGGATGGCCGAGAGGATCGGTGGACGACCATCGCGCGGGACACCGAGCCCGTTGAACTCACGCCCCAGGATCTCGGGCGAGAGTGCGATCTCGATCGGCTCATCGAGAAAGCGGACCCAGGTGTTCTCCAGGTCCAGGTCATCGGTGCCCTCGAAGACCAGGATCAGCACCTCGTCATCGCTAGCACGGATGACCTGACCATTGCGGACCTGGCCGGCGTGGTCCTGGATGCGAACCCGATCACCGAAGGCGACATTGGGGGTGTGTCTGACCACCAGCAGACCGCCGCGGGCCTCGACGGCAGTGCGGTATTCCTTGATGCTCATTGAAAGGCGCCTCGCAGGATGGGCCGTGTCTTCATACAACTAGGCGCTTGGGACATTGGCCTTGGCGTGTTCGTTTGATCAAACGCGAATGTGTGTTGGAAATCCGGGGACAAGCCCAGATTCCGCGATTTCGCCTTCATGACAAAAAAATCTCATCTGTCCTTCGCTCTCGCAGATCCACACCTCTAGAGCGCCCTTGGCAAGATAGAGTTCGATCTTCTCGTTCATCTCTCTGTCAGTATTGGTGGGTGATCGAACCTCGATGCACAGTTCAGGGGCTTTTGGGTAAGGTGTCTCGAATCCAAATTTTTCGATGAACCGAGAGGATGCCCAGCATACATCTACCACTTTGACGTTCTTGGAGGTCTGGATGCTCGTCTCGACCAGGAGTTTGCCGTCGTCGATCTTTTTTGCCAGCTCCATGACGAGTCGCGATTGCAAATATCCATGGAGATTCGACGCCGGACTCATGACGATATGGCCGTCCTCGTTGAGTTCGATTTTGTATGGAAGATCCTTGAGTACGGGGTCTTGCAAGACCTGGCTCCATTCCATGTCGTTCTCCTCATGTCATATTCGCCAGTGTTTTAGGATGCGATAAAAATCTTGTGAACTGCATCTTTCGCGATCGATGCGGTTCATAGACCCTCCGCAAGGAAACCCGCGACTTGAGTCGCGGGAGGAATGGCGGGTGCGCGAAGCGCGCCATGTGGTGTATAATACACCGCATGGTTGACATAGTAACCAACAGGAACTGCGTCTATCAAACGGCATACCATGTGATCTGGTGTCCGAAGTATCGGCGAGATGTACTGACGGGACTGGTGGCAGAGGAAATGGGGGCGATGCTGGATGCGATTTGCGCGGAGCGCGGCTGGCCGATGATCTCCAAAGAGATTCAGCCCGACCACGTTCACCTGTTTGTCAGCATCCCGCCTGCCATTGCTGTGGCCGATGCCGTAAAAATCCTGAAAGGGACAACGGCGCGCAAGCTGTTTCAGCGGTTTCCGTGGCTCAAGAACCGCCTTTTGGACGGGCATCTGTGGTCGCCCTCCTACTATGTCGGCACGGCAGGTAACGTCAGCGCCGAGACGATCCGGCGCTACATCGAACGATCCGAACACGTCACCAAGCGGCGATAACCCATGCTGCGCACCGCCTCGATTCGCCTGAATGTTCGCCCGGACCAAGTGGCGGCCTTGGGGGCTCTGCAATCGGCTTATGCCGATGCCTGCAACCGCTTGGTGCCGACGGTGATCGAACATCGCTGCTGGAACCGCGTGGCGCTGCACCAGTTGGCCTATGCCCGGCTGCGCGAGGAAACACCGCTGGGCTCGCAAATGGTCTGCAACGCCATCTTCTCGGTCTGTAAGTCCTACAAGGCGCAAAAGGAACTCGGTCGCATCAAGAAGGACGAGCCCGCACCTGTAGTGCACTTCGACCGCGCCAGTGTCCATTTCGACAAGCGAACATACTCCATCAAAGGGGAGTGCCTGAGTCTCTACACCCTTTCTGGCCGCATC
It encodes:
- a CDS encoding Uma2 family endonuclease — protein: MEWSQVLQDPVLKDLPYKIELNEDGHIVMSPASNLHGYLQSRLVMELAKKIDDGKLLVETSIQTSKNVKVVDVCWASSRFIEKFGFETPYPKAPELCIEVRSPTNTDREMNEKIELYLAKGALEVWICESEGQMRFFCHEGEIAESGLVPGFPTHIRV
- the tnpA gene encoding IS200/IS605 family transposase, yielding MVDIVTNRNCVYQTAYHVIWCPKYRRDVLTGLVAEEMGAMLDAICAERGWPMISKEIQPDHVHLFVSIPPAIAVADAVKILKGTTARKLFQRFPWLKNRLLDGHLWSPSYYVGTAGNVSAETIRRYIERSEHVTKRR